From a region of the Thermomicrobium roseum DSM 5159 genome:
- the groES gene encoding co-chaperone GroES, translated as MTATATKIRPLGDRVVVKPIQKEEVTKSGIVLPDTAKEKPQRGQVVAVGPGRLTDDGKRLPMEVKVGDEVLFAKYAGTELKIDDEEYLILSEKDILAVLSE; from the coding sequence ATGACGGCGACTGCCACGAAGATCCGACCGCTGGGTGATCGTGTCGTGGTCAAACCGATCCAGAAGGAAGAAGTGACCAAGAGCGGGATCGTCCTGCCTGATACGGCAAAGGAAAAGCCGCAGCGTGGGCAGGTGGTCGCCGTGGGCCCGGGCCGACTGACCGACGACGGCAAGCGTCTGCCGATGGAGGTCAAGGTCGGCGACGAGGTGCTGTTCGCCAAGTATGCCGGTACCGAGCTCAAGATCGATGACGAAGAGTACCTGATCCTGAGCGAAAAGGATATCCTGGCTGTTCTGTCCGAATGA
- a CDS encoding pyridoxal phosphate-dependent aminotransferase: MLQYHVAERVRQLRPSPTLAVSDRARALRQQGIDVIDLGGGDPDFPTPTHICQAAADAMFRGETHYVASAGIPELRRAIARKLQAENRIPVTPDEIIVTPGGKAALFVSILALVGPGDDVLMFDPGWVSYEPMVIMAGARCLHVPLLPEENYRITREAIEAVLTPQTRLMIVNSPNNPTGRVLTREEADAIVTVAQEHDIVVISDEIYEKIIYDGREHLSLAAFPGMAERTLTVNGFSKAYAMTGWRLGYVAGPAPLIRQIMKVHSHSATCATSFAQWGGVAALEGPQDVIDAMVAAWDRRRRFVTERLNAIPGFRCPLPEGAFYAFPDVSGTGLSGQEVAQKLIEEAYVGVTPGDAFGASGSGCIRLSFATADELLERALDRIANVFGR; encoded by the coding sequence GTGCTGCAGTATCACGTGGCCGAGCGAGTTCGTCAGCTTCGCCCTTCCCCGACGCTCGCAGTCAGCGACCGTGCTCGGGCGCTCCGCCAACAGGGGATCGATGTCATCGATCTCGGTGGTGGCGACCCCGATTTCCCGACGCCCACGCACATTTGCCAAGCTGCAGCCGACGCGATGTTTCGCGGAGAGACGCACTACGTCGCCAGCGCTGGGATTCCGGAACTCCGTCGAGCCATCGCTCGTAAGCTTCAGGCCGAAAACCGCATCCCGGTCACCCCGGACGAGATCATCGTCACGCCGGGGGGCAAAGCCGCACTGTTCGTTTCCATCCTCGCGCTGGTCGGTCCGGGTGACGACGTCTTGATGTTCGATCCCGGTTGGGTCTCCTACGAGCCGATGGTCATCATGGCCGGTGCTCGCTGCCTGCACGTTCCCTTACTCCCAGAGGAGAACTACCGGATCACGCGAGAGGCCATCGAAGCCGTTCTCACTCCGCAGACGCGCCTCATGATCGTCAACAGTCCCAACAACCCCACCGGGCGTGTCCTCACGCGCGAGGAAGCCGACGCGATCGTCACGGTGGCGCAGGAACACGACATCGTGGTGATTTCCGACGAGATCTACGAAAAGATCATCTACGACGGTCGCGAACACCTGAGCTTGGCCGCTTTCCCCGGCATGGCCGAGCGGACGCTCACTGTCAATGGCTTCTCCAAAGCATATGCCATGACTGGTTGGCGTCTCGGCTACGTCGCTGGACCGGCTCCGCTTATCCGGCAGATCATGAAGGTCCACAGCCACTCCGCGACCTGTGCGACATCGTTCGCCCAATGGGGTGGTGTCGCAGCGCTGGAAGGGCCGCAAGACGTCATCGACGCCATGGTCGCCGCCTGGGATCGTCGCCGGCGGTTCGTCACCGAGCGGCTCAACGCTATACCCGGCTTCCGGTGCCCATTGCCGGAGGGGGCGTTCTATGCTTTTCCCGACGTAAGCGGTACTGGACTCTCTGGGCAAGAGGTCGCCCAGAAGCTCATCGAGGAGGCCTATGTCGGTGTTACGCCGGGCGACGCGTTCGGTGCCTCCGGCTCCGGTTGTATTCGCCTGAGTTTCGCGACCGCTGACGAGCTCCTGGAGCGGGCGCTCGACCGCATCGCCAACGTGTTCGGTCGCTAA
- the rsmA gene encoding 16S rRNA (adenine(1518)-N(6)/adenine(1519)-N(6))-dimethyltransferase RsmA: MSTSSPNSPADLPVQREREPVPVRQVLRELGIRPRKALGQHFLHDRAIVRRIVETAQLPPDALVVEIGPGLGILTEELARWARSVIAVELDARLAEQLAERFHGTNVRIVHGDALEVDLAALTGQCPYFVVANLPYNVATPILERLLTSDHPPERLVVMVQREVAERMAARPPAMSYLGVLVQFFALPRVAFRIGPGAFTPPPKVESAVVVLDRRTPPLPKHHWDSFFALVRAGFAQRRKMLLNALATATGMDKEMLRALLQRAGIEPSRRAETLTVEEWLRLWRVLHEDVAS, from the coding sequence GTGTCGACATCGTCGCCGAACTCACCGGCTGATCTCCCGGTCCAGCGCGAGCGAGAGCCGGTACCGGTGCGGCAAGTCCTGCGGGAACTCGGGATTCGGCCGCGCAAGGCGCTCGGACAGCACTTCCTGCACGACCGCGCCATCGTCCGCCGTATCGTGGAGACGGCCCAGCTGCCACCCGATGCACTCGTGGTGGAAATCGGCCCTGGCCTGGGTATCCTCACCGAGGAACTCGCACGCTGGGCACGATCAGTCATCGCCGTCGAACTCGATGCGCGCCTCGCCGAGCAACTCGCCGAACGCTTCCACGGCACCAACGTCCGCATCGTGCACGGTGATGCACTCGAGGTCGATCTGGCAGCACTGACCGGTCAATGCCCCTATTTTGTGGTAGCCAACCTCCCATACAATGTCGCGACGCCGATTTTGGAGCGGCTCCTGACGAGTGATCATCCACCCGAGCGCCTGGTGGTGATGGTTCAACGCGAGGTAGCCGAGCGAATGGCAGCGCGTCCTCCGGCGATGAGTTATCTCGGTGTCCTCGTCCAGTTCTTCGCGCTTCCCCGAGTGGCCTTCCGAATCGGTCCAGGAGCCTTCACCCCACCGCCCAAGGTCGAAAGTGCTGTCGTCGTGCTCGATCGGCGCACTCCACCGTTGCCCAAGCACCACTGGGACAGCTTCTTTGCGCTCGTACGGGCCGGTTTTGCTCAGCGGCGGAAGATGCTTCTCAATGCGCTGGCGACGGCAACGGGGATGGACAAGGAGATGCTGCGCGCCCTGCTACAGCGAGCAGGAATCGAGCCGTCGCGGCGAGCCGAAACGCTCACCGTGGAAGAGTGGCTGCGCCTGTGGCGAGTTCTCCACGAGGACGTCGCGTCATGA
- the ispE gene encoding 4-(cytidine 5'-diphospho)-2-C-methyl-D-erythritol kinase, whose product MTIRVGVRKPFRLLAPAKLNLGLEILGKRPDSYHEIVTILQTIDFGDEIVLEPATALDYRPPTEFEDDLTARALRLLAGHGVEIRARIRLSKRIPIAAGLGGGSSDAGTLLGALVHAGLPYSLARRIASDLGSDVPFFLEGGTALATDRGTELEPLSSPTGWFVIVVPPLSLRNKTRTLYSSLTPADYSDGTATRRQAEHLRQYHVLDPHLIRNAFLRPLLAFPQVRLALDDMRAAGAQWAWPSGAGPALFTWSPQQSQAEEIAVLLRARGWEPIVAAPYRPTWHEALASLALD is encoded by the coding sequence ATGACCATTCGCGTCGGAGTCCGGAAGCCTTTCCGCTTGCTGGCACCTGCGAAACTCAACCTCGGTTTGGAGATCCTGGGCAAACGACCAGACAGCTACCACGAGATCGTGACCATCTTGCAGACGATCGACTTCGGTGACGAGATCGTGCTCGAGCCGGCAACGGCCCTCGACTATCGGCCACCGACTGAATTCGAGGACGACCTGACCGCGCGCGCATTGCGGCTGCTCGCCGGGCATGGTGTCGAGATCCGAGCGCGCATTCGGCTCTCCAAGCGGATACCGATCGCTGCCGGGCTCGGCGGGGGATCGAGCGATGCGGGCACGCTACTCGGTGCGCTGGTCCATGCTGGACTCCCGTACTCGCTGGCACGCAGGATCGCGAGCGACCTGGGGAGCGATGTGCCGTTCTTCCTCGAGGGAGGCACAGCACTCGCCACCGATCGGGGCACCGAGTTGGAACCACTTTCCTCGCCGACTGGTTGGTTTGTGATCGTCGTCCCGCCTCTCTCCTTGAGGAACAAAACGCGCACGCTCTACAGTTCCCTCACTCCGGCCGATTACAGCGACGGTACTGCGACGCGTCGTCAAGCCGAACATCTCCGCCAGTACCACGTGTTGGATCCTCATCTCATCCGCAACGCGTTCCTTCGTCCTTTGCTAGCGTTTCCCCAAGTTCGGCTCGCGCTGGACGACATGCGAGCTGCTGGAGCGCAGTGGGCATGGCCCAGTGGTGCCGGTCCCGCCCTCTTCACGTGGAGCCCGCAACAGTCCCAAGCCGAAGAGATCGCCGTGCTCCTGCGGGCACGCGGTTGGGAGCCGATCGTTGCCGCACCGTACCGACCGACCTGGCATGAAGCGCTCGCTTCGCTCGCACTGGACTGA
- the selD gene encoding selenide, water dikinase SelD: MSDRREIVRLTALASCAGUAGKLAPAALAQVLRLLEFQEDPRLLVGLQTSDDAAVYRLDEHDALVQTVDFFPPVVDDAYLYGAIAAANALSDVYAMGGEPFLALNIAAWPNDLTLELLTEVFRGGLDKAREAGVVIAGGHTITDDEPKYGLVVTGRVDPARILTKAAARPGELLYLTKPIGTGAITTALKAGVAEPGHVDNAVTWMVRLNRTASQLLLAHGVRACTDVTGYGLAGHASEIALKSGVRLVIAARAVPIMEGAEAYARAGRLPGGAQRNRAYYAEGPSAVVRRGRGIPTVLWDLLFDPVTSGGLLFTIARERAPTLEQAFAAAGEPLWRIGFVDEGSGVDIVAELTG; encoded by the coding sequence ATGAGCGACCGGCGGGAAATCGTACGGCTCACGGCGCTCGCCAGCTGCGCCGGTTGAGCGGGCAAGCTGGCTCCAGCAGCTCTGGCGCAGGTGCTGCGCCTGCTCGAATTTCAAGAAGACCCTCGCCTGCTCGTCGGCTTGCAGACGAGCGACGACGCTGCGGTCTACCGTTTGGACGAGCATGACGCGCTCGTCCAGACGGTCGACTTCTTCCCGCCGGTCGTCGACGACGCCTACCTCTACGGCGCGATCGCTGCTGCCAATGCGCTCAGCGACGTGTACGCGATGGGCGGGGAACCGTTCCTCGCTCTCAATATCGCTGCCTGGCCGAACGATCTCACGCTCGAGCTCCTGACCGAGGTCTTCCGCGGTGGCCTCGACAAGGCACGCGAGGCTGGTGTGGTCATCGCGGGTGGGCACACCATCACCGATGACGAGCCGAAGTACGGGTTAGTGGTGACCGGGCGAGTCGATCCGGCGCGTATCCTCACCAAGGCAGCAGCCCGACCGGGGGAACTCCTCTACCTCACGAAACCGATCGGAACGGGAGCCATCACGACTGCACTGAAGGCAGGAGTCGCCGAACCAGGGCACGTCGACAACGCTGTCACCTGGATGGTGCGCCTCAACCGCACAGCGAGTCAGCTGCTCCTCGCCCACGGTGTCCGCGCCTGTACCGACGTGACCGGTTATGGCCTGGCCGGTCACGCGAGCGAAATCGCCCTCAAGAGTGGCGTGCGACTCGTCATCGCCGCACGCGCTGTCCCCATCATGGAGGGGGCCGAAGCCTACGCACGGGCGGGTCGCTTACCCGGTGGCGCTCAACGCAACCGAGCCTACTATGCAGAAGGTCCGAGTGCGGTGGTGCGGCGCGGGCGCGGTATCCCGACTGTTCTGTGGGACCTCTTGTTCGATCCGGTGACCTCGGGCGGCCTCCTGTTCACGATCGCGAGGGAACGGGCTCCGACCCTGGAGCAGGCATTCGCTGCGGCAGGTGAGCCGTTGTGGCGCATCGGTTTCGTCGATGAGGGTAGCGGTGTCGACATCGTCGCCGAACTCACCGGCTGA
- a CDS encoding lysylphosphatidylglycerol synthase transmembrane domain-containing protein: MTERPSAGVRRALSLLVGIGLLTAVVWRLGLTTFLQALGELPLGVLPLAVAIGAVPPVCYAWRWRRILELADQPISLVDALRVTVAATTANYLVPAFGWAPAKIVLARRWLRMGVTQTVPSVVLEQLIDLTVLAVLAGSGLVLIGKLPIPLRSGTFAVFAAVVVAVVLLLGVLGSVVRRGRLTGMRRMLSVSWLFVATMLGDPLVWSATAGRWAAELFVLGLLAALSGLQIGWAGLIVLLAVPALAGALVPIPGGIGIREASGVAIAAWLGIDPAVAGAILVWHRAVTLLGLAGVGVVSAVAGEARP, translated from the coding sequence ATGACCGAGCGTCCGTCGGCCGGGGTGCGACGCGCCCTCTCTCTCCTTGTAGGTATCGGCCTGCTCACTGCCGTCGTCTGGCGCTTGGGGTTGACGACCTTCCTGCAGGCCTTGGGCGAACTTCCCTTGGGCGTTCTTCCGCTCGCCGTGGCGATCGGCGCCGTACCGCCAGTCTGCTATGCCTGGCGCTGGCGCCGGATTCTCGAACTCGCCGACCAGCCGATCTCGCTGGTCGACGCCTTGCGAGTGACTGTCGCAGCAACGACGGCGAACTATCTCGTTCCTGCGTTCGGGTGGGCTCCGGCGAAGATCGTTCTGGCGCGACGCTGGCTGCGGATGGGCGTGACCCAGACGGTGCCTTCGGTCGTACTCGAGCAGCTGATCGATCTCACCGTGCTGGCGGTACTGGCTGGTAGCGGGTTGGTCCTCATCGGCAAGCTGCCCATCCCGCTGCGATCGGGAACGTTCGCCGTCTTCGCGGCAGTCGTGGTCGCCGTCGTTCTCCTTCTCGGGGTACTCGGCTCGGTCGTTCGCAGAGGTCGTCTGACGGGAATGCGACGAATGCTTTCGGTGAGTTGGCTGTTCGTCGCCACCATGCTCGGTGATCCACTCGTGTGGAGCGCAACAGCGGGACGCTGGGCGGCAGAACTTTTTGTGCTCGGTCTCCTCGCCGCACTTTCCGGACTGCAGATCGGTTGGGCAGGCCTGATCGTGCTGCTGGCCGTGCCTGCGCTCGCCGGCGCACTGGTTCCGATTCCTGGTGGAATCGGTATTCGCGAGGCGAGCGGGGTAGCGATCGCCGCCTGGCTCGGGATCGATCCGGCGGTGGCCGGAGCGATCCTGGTCTGGCACCGTGCAGTTACGCTCCTCGGGCTTGCGGGGGTAGGCGTCGTTTCCGCTGTCGCAGGAGAAGCGCGTCCGTGA
- a CDS encoding glycosyltransferase, with product MRRIVRLGLFDAAYHRNRTTAAALSVAGAVFRDVHFPVLETIGDRLAPSRDAAALLAMAWRFALGEMRLAPRACSAIVWAQDLLFGYPGHWDIVGWAPLARRLGRRVLFDPLVTLTETFIEDRRLVAPGTVRARLIRWLDRLALRAADVILADTPQQAASWAALAGVPLSRFAVLPVGADERLFDPARRMQAGGRGDDLDCLRVLFYGTYSPLHGAETIVEAVHRLERAGERLAVVMIGTGQCEAAVRARAAEAGLRTITFVPWVPEHELPNWIAWADVVLGIFGATAKAARVVPNKVYQAMAMASAIVTRDSPALRWLADGEEIALLVPPADADALAAALRTLRSPARRTVLAQAARARFEAVASDRARASRLRPLLDPSRPETGGARP from the coding sequence GTGCGCCGGATCGTCCGTCTCGGACTCTTCGATGCCGCATACCACCGCAATCGCACGACAGCTGCAGCGCTCAGCGTTGCTGGTGCGGTGTTCCGTGATGTCCATTTCCCTGTTCTGGAAACGATCGGTGACCGCCTGGCGCCGTCCCGTGACGCAGCTGCCTTGCTGGCGATGGCCTGGCGATTCGCGCTCGGCGAGATGCGCCTCGCTCCACGCGCCTGCTCGGCGATCGTCTGGGCGCAGGATCTCCTGTTCGGCTATCCCGGTCATTGGGATATCGTCGGCTGGGCACCGCTGGCACGCCGTCTCGGTCGCCGAGTCTTGTTCGATCCCCTGGTCACGCTCACGGAAACCTTCATCGAAGATCGGCGACTCGTTGCGCCGGGTACAGTCCGTGCGCGACTCATCCGTTGGCTTGATCGCCTGGCGCTCCGCGCAGCGGATGTGATCCTGGCCGACACGCCTCAACAGGCAGCGAGTTGGGCAGCACTCGCTGGAGTACCGCTTTCCCGTTTCGCAGTTCTTCCCGTCGGTGCGGATGAACGTCTCTTCGATCCCGCACGGCGGATGCAGGCCGGTGGACGAGGCGATGACTTGGACTGCTTGCGCGTTTTGTTCTACGGTACCTACAGTCCCCTGCACGGTGCCGAGACGATCGTCGAGGCGGTTCACCGCTTGGAGCGAGCTGGCGAGCGACTCGCGGTGGTGATGATCGGAACCGGCCAGTGCGAAGCGGCGGTTCGCGCGCGTGCAGCGGAGGCTGGGCTGCGGACCATCACCTTCGTCCCATGGGTACCGGAGCACGAGCTTCCCAACTGGATCGCGTGGGCGGATGTGGTGCTCGGGATTTTCGGTGCGACAGCGAAGGCGGCTCGGGTGGTTCCTAACAAGGTGTATCAAGCGATGGCGATGGCGTCTGCGATCGTGACGCGCGACAGCCCTGCTCTCCGCTGGTTGGCCGACGGCGAAGAAATCGCGCTCCTCGTGCCCCCGGCTGATGCCGATGCGCTGGCTGCCGCGCTCCGTACCCTCCGCTCGCCTGCCCGGCGCACGGTGCTGGCCCAGGCCGCTCGAGCACGGTTCGAGGCGGTCGCCTCCGATCGAGCTCGGGCGAGTCGTTTGCGTCCTTTGCTCGACCCCTCGCGACCCGAGACGGGAGGTGCCCGGCCATGA
- the groL gene encoding chaperonin GroEL (60 kDa chaperone family; promotes refolding of misfolded polypeptides especially under stressful conditions; forms two stacked rings of heptamers to form a barrel-shaped 14mer; ends can be capped by GroES; misfolded proteins enter the barrel where they are refolded when GroES binds) encodes MPAKMIRFHEQARQSLKEGVDILANAVKTTLGPKGRNVALDKKYGAPTVSHDGVTVAKEIELEDPFANMGAQLLKEAATKTNDVAGDGTTTATVLAQAIVHEGLRNVAAGANPMLLKRGIELATKAVVERLKSMAKEVRGREDIAHVATISAADPEIGNLIAEVMEKVGKDGVITVEESKGLAFEVEYTEGMEIDRGYISPYFVTNPERMEAVVEEPFILITDKKVSAVSDILPILEKVLQVSKNFVIIAEDVEGEALATLVVNKLRGTLNALAVKAPGFGDRRKEMLRDIAILTGGTVISEELGRKLETARLEDLGRARRVVATKDKTTIVEGYGREEDIKARIEQIKAQIEQTTSDFDREKLQERLAKLAGGVAVIKVGAATEVELKEKKHRVEDALSATRAAVEEGIVPGGGVALLNAIAALDEVQAEGDIKTGVMIVKRALEEPLRGIVENAGLDGSVVIETVRRLQKEQNNPNIGYDVIREEYGDLLEWGVIDPVKVTRSAVENAASVAAMILTTEALITEKPEKEKTPAPSMEY; translated from the coding sequence ATGCCGGCCAAAATGATCCGTTTCCACGAGCAGGCTCGACAGTCCTTGAAAGAAGGCGTCGATATTCTGGCCAATGCAGTCAAGACCACGCTGGGACCGAAGGGACGCAACGTCGCGCTGGACAAGAAGTACGGTGCTCCGACCGTCAGCCATGACGGTGTGACGGTCGCCAAGGAAATCGAGCTGGAGGATCCCTTCGCCAATATGGGGGCCCAGCTTCTGAAAGAGGCGGCGACCAAGACGAACGATGTCGCCGGTGACGGTACGACGACGGCGACCGTTCTGGCACAGGCGATCGTCCACGAGGGGCTGCGGAACGTCGCTGCTGGAGCCAACCCGATGCTGCTCAAGCGCGGTATCGAGCTGGCCACCAAGGCGGTCGTGGAGCGCCTCAAGTCGATGGCCAAGGAGGTCCGCGGGCGCGAGGATATCGCCCATGTCGCTACTATCTCGGCGGCTGATCCCGAGATCGGGAACCTGATCGCCGAGGTCATGGAGAAGGTCGGCAAGGACGGTGTCATCACCGTCGAGGAATCGAAGGGGCTGGCCTTCGAGGTCGAGTACACCGAGGGGATGGAGATCGACCGCGGGTACATCTCCCCCTACTTCGTCACGAACCCGGAGCGCATGGAGGCGGTGGTCGAGGAACCCTTCATCCTGATTACCGACAAGAAGGTTTCGGCCGTCTCCGACATCCTGCCCATCCTCGAGAAGGTTTTGCAGGTCAGCAAGAACTTCGTGATTATCGCTGAGGACGTCGAAGGCGAAGCGCTGGCGACGCTGGTCGTCAACAAGCTGCGCGGCACGCTGAATGCGCTGGCCGTCAAGGCGCCGGGCTTCGGTGACCGCCGCAAGGAGATGCTGCGCGACATCGCCATTCTGACTGGCGGTACGGTCATCTCGGAGGAGCTCGGGCGCAAGCTGGAGACTGCGCGCCTGGAGGATCTGGGTCGTGCCCGCCGCGTCGTCGCGACCAAGGACAAGACGACGATCGTCGAAGGGTACGGCCGCGAGGAGGACATCAAGGCGCGCATCGAGCAGATCAAGGCCCAGATCGAGCAGACGACCAGCGACTTCGATCGCGAGAAGCTCCAGGAGCGACTGGCGAAGCTCGCCGGCGGCGTCGCGGTCATCAAGGTCGGTGCGGCGACCGAAGTCGAGCTGAAGGAGAAGAAGCACCGCGTCGAGGACGCGCTGAGCGCGACCCGCGCTGCGGTCGAAGAGGGTATCGTCCCGGGTGGTGGTGTGGCGTTGCTCAATGCGATCGCCGCACTCGATGAGGTCCAGGCCGAGGGCGACATCAAGACCGGTGTGATGATCGTCAAGCGGGCGCTCGAAGAGCCGCTCCGCGGCATCGTCGAGAACGCTGGCCTGGATGGCTCGGTGGTCATCGAGACGGTGCGGCGGCTCCAGAAGGAGCAGAACAACCCGAACATCGGATACGACGTCATCCGCGAGGAGTACGGTGACCTTCTGGAGTGGGGCGTCATCGACCCGGTCAAGGTGACGCGCTCGGCAGTGGAGAACGCGGCCTCTGTGGCGGCCATGATCCTCACGACCGAGGCGTTGATCACCGAGAAGCCGGAGAAGGAGAAGACCCCGGCTCCGAGCATGGAGTACTGA